A genomic region of Corallococcus macrosporus contains the following coding sequences:
- a CDS encoding SH3 domain-containing protein, with protein MLTPALLLSLTLAQSTPASDAVLEYSSPLTEDSAPDPEGFSFTAFTAGQTVYLGVDEANLRASAAADAGVVKTLMLGTPVRVLKVGTRAKVGEYINTWYQVAVVDAKAAPGTAPVSGWVFGNTLTPFRFEADLDGDGELEVATVVMSNEFKARVRVLEPNVKPPRRVSSVDVAVASTDYGGGRGGPVKVTLVPAKQAGVTLLQLDSTPERCGDYVTSYVSYTGSNGKAGVLGKAKLALELGGLMDPPNESSFKVSFQPAAKRAVVVRTSVEEEEEGKPQKVTEREVYQWQDGVFAQAKPVAKP; from the coding sequence ATGCTGACGCCCGCGCTCCTCCTGTCCCTCACCCTGGCGCAGTCCACTCCTGCTTCGGACGCGGTGCTCGAATACAGCTCGCCGCTGACGGAGGACAGCGCGCCGGATCCGGAGGGCTTCTCGTTCACCGCCTTCACGGCGGGACAGACGGTCTACCTGGGCGTGGACGAGGCGAACCTGCGCGCGAGCGCGGCGGCGGACGCGGGCGTGGTGAAGACGCTGATGCTGGGCACTCCCGTGCGCGTGCTGAAGGTGGGGACACGCGCGAAGGTCGGCGAGTACATCAACACCTGGTACCAGGTGGCGGTCGTGGACGCGAAGGCGGCTCCGGGCACGGCGCCGGTGTCCGGTTGGGTCTTCGGCAACACGCTCACGCCGTTCCGCTTCGAGGCCGACCTGGACGGGGACGGCGAGCTGGAAGTGGCCACGGTGGTGATGAGCAACGAGTTCAAGGCGCGCGTGCGCGTGCTGGAGCCGAACGTGAAGCCGCCTCGCCGCGTCAGCAGCGTGGACGTGGCGGTGGCGTCCACGGACTACGGAGGAGGGCGGGGCGGCCCGGTGAAGGTGACGCTCGTCCCCGCGAAGCAGGCGGGCGTGACGCTGCTGCAACTGGACTCCACGCCGGAGCGCTGCGGCGACTACGTCACGTCCTACGTGAGCTACACCGGCTCGAATGGGAAGGCGGGGGTGCTGGGCAAGGCGAAGCTGGCGCTGGAGCTGGGCGGGCTGATGGACCCGCCGAATGAGAGCTCCTTCAAGGTCTCCTTCCAGCCGGCCGCGAAGCGCGCGGTGGTGGTGCGCACGAGCGTGGAAGAAGAGGAAGAAGGAAAGCCCCAGAAGGTTACGGAGCGCGAGGTCTATCAGTGGCAGGACGGCGTGTTCGCTCAGGCGAAGCCCGTCGCGAAGCCGTAG
- a CDS encoding anthranilate synthase component I family protein, which produces MDAQERKAAYRQRAEAGQAVPVSVELPADLDTPLSAYLKLGGGSRGFILESCYGGERFGRYSHVGVNPAGRVRLDRDGLTLWRGSHEERREGRPLDVLRTLWRELSVATLPGEAPFLGGLVGYLGYNATSWFEPSVPDRHPRDTGFPDSEWLVAEDFVTHDTRTQTLKAIAIARPALHGSVAQALKDAEARAEAMAERLRRPLPPEAYAPAPTQKNAPAPVACWDREGYARAVEKVQEYVRAGDCFQAVLARRFEAQGAIPPLSLYRALRRVNPSPYLFLVDLGEARALVGASPELLVQVRDGDVVVRPIAGTRRRGGSEAEDQRLEKELLADEKERAEHIMLVDLGRNDVGRVAAPGTVRIEDLMIIERYSHVMHIVSQVRGKLDTTRFDALDALASTFPAGTVSGAPKIRAMQIIDELEPMRRGPYAGAVGYLSFCGTLDVAIALRTFFVDGDRTMWTAGAGLVADSDPMKEADETEAKAGAMAAALRLAREGGGR; this is translated from the coding sequence ATGGATGCGCAGGAGCGGAAGGCAGCCTACCGGCAGCGCGCGGAAGCAGGCCAGGCGGTGCCGGTGTCGGTGGAGTTGCCGGCGGACCTGGATACGCCGCTGTCGGCATACCTGAAGCTGGGCGGTGGAAGCCGCGGCTTCATCCTCGAGTCGTGCTACGGCGGCGAGCGCTTCGGGCGCTACAGCCACGTGGGCGTGAACCCGGCGGGCCGCGTGCGGCTGGACCGGGACGGGCTCACGTTGTGGCGTGGCTCGCACGAGGAGCGCCGCGAGGGCCGCCCCCTGGACGTGCTGCGCACACTGTGGCGTGAGCTCTCCGTGGCGACGCTGCCGGGCGAGGCGCCCTTCCTGGGCGGGCTCGTGGGCTACCTGGGCTACAACGCCACGTCCTGGTTCGAGCCCAGCGTGCCGGACCGCCACCCGCGCGACACCGGCTTCCCCGACTCCGAGTGGCTGGTGGCCGAGGACTTCGTCACCCACGACACGCGCACCCAGACGCTCAAGGCCATCGCCATCGCCCGGCCCGCGCTGCACGGCAGCGTGGCGCAGGCGCTGAAGGACGCGGAAGCGCGCGCGGAGGCCATGGCGGAGCGGCTGCGCCGGCCGCTGCCACCCGAGGCCTACGCGCCCGCGCCCACGCAGAAGAACGCGCCGGCCCCGGTCGCGTGCTGGGACCGCGAGGGCTACGCGCGGGCGGTGGAGAAGGTGCAGGAGTACGTGCGCGCGGGGGACTGCTTCCAGGCGGTGCTCGCGCGCAGGTTCGAGGCGCAGGGCGCCATCCCGCCGCTGTCGCTCTACCGGGCGCTGCGGCGGGTGAACCCGTCGCCGTACCTGTTCCTCGTGGACCTGGGCGAGGCGCGGGCGCTGGTGGGCGCGTCGCCGGAGTTGCTGGTGCAGGTGCGCGATGGGGACGTGGTGGTGCGGCCCATCGCGGGCACGCGCCGCCGGGGCGGCTCCGAGGCGGAGGACCAGCGGCTGGAGAAGGAGTTGCTCGCGGACGAGAAGGAGCGCGCCGAGCACATCATGCTGGTGGACCTGGGGCGCAACGACGTGGGCCGCGTGGCCGCGCCGGGCACGGTGCGCATCGAGGACCTGATGATCATCGAGCGCTACAGCCACGTCATGCACATCGTGTCCCAGGTGCGCGGCAAGCTGGACACCACGCGCTTCGACGCGCTGGACGCGCTGGCGAGCACCTTCCCCGCGGGCACCGTGTCGGGCGCGCCGAAGATTCGCGCGATGCAGATCATCGACGAGCTGGAGCCCATGCGGCGCGGTCCCTATGCCGGCGCGGTGGGCTACCTGTCCTTCTGCGGCACGCTGGACGTGGCCATCGCGCTGCGCACCTTCTTCGTGGATGGCGACCGCACGATGTGGACCGCTGGCGCGGGGCTGGTGGCGGACTCGGACCCCATGAAGGAAGCGGACGAGACGGAGGCGAAGGCGGGTGCCATGGCCGCCGCGCTCCGCCTGGCGCGCGAAGGAGGTGGGCGGTGA
- a CDS encoding glutamine amidotransferase-related protein, with the protein MILVIDNYDSFTFNLVQLLYTLGAEVKVVRNDALDVAGIAASGASHLVVSPGPCTPHEAGVSVAAISQSRVPVLGVCLGHQSIGAAFGGQVVRAPEPVHGKAALIRHEGTGVFTGVRQGFQAARYHSLVVAADSMPAELEATAWSQDGLVMALRHRTRPVVGLQFHPESVLTPEGPSLVRNFLEGKL; encoded by the coding sequence GTGATCCTCGTCATCGACAACTACGACTCGTTCACCTTCAACCTGGTGCAGTTGCTCTACACGCTGGGCGCGGAGGTGAAGGTCGTGCGCAACGACGCGCTGGACGTCGCGGGCATCGCGGCGTCGGGCGCGTCGCACCTGGTGGTTTCTCCGGGACCGTGCACGCCGCACGAGGCCGGGGTGAGCGTGGCGGCCATCTCCCAGTCGCGCGTGCCGGTGCTGGGCGTGTGCCTGGGGCACCAGTCCATTGGCGCGGCGTTCGGCGGGCAGGTGGTGCGCGCGCCGGAGCCCGTGCACGGCAAGGCGGCGCTCATCCGGCACGAAGGCACCGGCGTCTTCACGGGCGTGCGGCAGGGCTTCCAGGCGGCGCGCTACCACTCGCTGGTGGTGGCCGCGGACTCCATGCCCGCGGAGCTGGAGGCCACGGCGTGGAGCCAGGACGGCCTGGTGATGGCGCTGCGTCACCGCACGCGGCCGGTGGTGGGCCTGCAGTTCCATCCGGAGAGCGTGCTGACTCCGGAGGGCCCGTCGCTGGTGCGCAACTTCCTGGAGGGGAAGCTGTAG
- a CDS encoding histidine phosphatase family protein — MKSRAPQVVLVRHGETEWSRSSQHTGRTDLPLLEEGRQMAEQLRAPLSAWRFAAVWTSPLTRALETCVLAGYGDAAQKKNDLLEFNYGDYEGRTGADIRTTRPDWTLWKDGVPNGETLEEVGARVDRVIEEARALDDDVLLFSHGHLLRILAARWLGLPPDGGRLFHLGTASISVLGSEAGGKQPVLVSWNDTTHLKG; from the coding sequence ATGAAATCCCGCGCGCCCCAGGTGGTCCTCGTCCGTCACGGTGAGACGGAGTGGAGCCGCAGCAGCCAGCACACCGGCCGCACCGACCTGCCCCTCCTGGAGGAGGGCCGCCAGATGGCGGAGCAGCTCCGCGCGCCCCTGAGCGCGTGGCGCTTCGCCGCCGTATGGACCAGCCCGCTGACGCGCGCCCTGGAGACGTGCGTGCTCGCGGGCTACGGCGACGCGGCCCAGAAGAAGAACGACCTGCTGGAGTTCAACTACGGCGACTACGAGGGCCGCACCGGCGCGGACATCCGCACCACGCGCCCGGACTGGACGCTGTGGAAGGACGGCGTGCCCAACGGGGAGACGCTGGAGGAGGTGGGCGCCCGCGTGGACCGCGTCATCGAGGAGGCACGCGCCCTCGACGACGACGTGCTCCTCTTCTCCCACGGGCACCTCTTGCGCATCCTCGCCGCGCGCTGGCTGGGCCTGCCCCCGGACGGAGGCAGGCTCTTCCACCTGGGCACGGCGTCCATCAGCGTGCTGGGCTCCGAGGCCGGCGGCAAGCAGCCGGTCCTCGTGAGCTGGAACGACACCACGCACCTGAAGGGCTGA
- a CDS encoding GNAT family N-acetyltransferase, with translation MQSLPSLGPTLETPRLILRPPTLQDLDGFVAMMADEETARYIGGVQPRSNVWRAVCAMAGSWVLQGFSMFSLIEKSTGKWVGRLGPWMPADWPGTEVGWGLSRDAWGKGYATEGATAAIDWAFDHAGWTEVIHSISPPNEPSKQVARRLGSRFLRMGMLPAPYNDHEVEIWGQSREEWRTRKR, from the coding sequence ATGCAAAGCCTCCCAAGCCTGGGACCCACCCTCGAAACGCCGCGCCTCATCCTGCGCCCGCCCACGCTCCAGGACCTGGATGGCTTCGTGGCGATGATGGCGGACGAGGAGACCGCGCGGTACATCGGCGGCGTCCAGCCGCGCTCCAACGTGTGGCGCGCCGTCTGCGCCATGGCCGGCTCCTGGGTGCTCCAGGGCTTCTCCATGTTCTCCCTCATCGAGAAGTCCACCGGGAAGTGGGTGGGCCGGCTGGGGCCCTGGATGCCCGCGGACTGGCCGGGCACGGAGGTCGGCTGGGGCCTGTCACGCGACGCGTGGGGCAAGGGCTACGCGACCGAGGGAGCCACGGCCGCCATCGACTGGGCCTTCGACCACGCCGGGTGGACGGAGGTCATCCACTCCATCTCCCCGCCCAACGAGCCGTCGAAGCAGGTGGCCCGCCGGCTGGGCTCGCGCTTCCTGCGCATGGGCATGCTGCCGGCGCCCTACAACGACCACGAGGTCGAAATCTGGGGGCAGAGTCGCGAGGAGTGGCGGACACGCAAGCGGTAG
- the trpA gene encoding tryptophan synthase subunit alpha, with translation MSAELGKAFAKAKARGEGALVAYAMAGDPDLPRSVDVFAAMVEGGADVLEIGVAFSDPIADGPVIQAASERALKAGATLRRVLDEVVPEVRRRCPETPLVIMTYVNVVMAMGEERYAKLARERGIAGTILPDLPPEESAGIRAAFDKEGVDLVPLCAPTTPPARAEAIARDARGFVYCVSVAGVTGMRAELPPDLSQRLDLVKRAASVPVVAGFGISNAETARPLVAHADGVVVGSALVKAAHSDGPAAAKQLCADIKRGLKR, from the coding sequence ATGAGCGCGGAACTGGGCAAGGCGTTCGCGAAGGCGAAGGCCCGGGGAGAGGGCGCGCTGGTGGCGTACGCGATGGCGGGCGACCCGGACCTGCCCCGGTCCGTGGACGTGTTCGCCGCGATGGTGGAGGGCGGCGCGGACGTGCTGGAGATTGGCGTGGCGTTCAGCGACCCCATCGCGGACGGCCCCGTCATCCAGGCCGCGTCGGAGCGCGCGCTGAAGGCCGGGGCCACGCTGCGCCGGGTGCTGGACGAAGTGGTGCCGGAGGTGCGCCGCCGCTGCCCGGAGACGCCGCTGGTCATCATGACGTACGTCAACGTGGTGATGGCCATGGGCGAGGAGCGCTACGCGAAGCTCGCGCGCGAGCGCGGCATCGCGGGCACCATCCTCCCGGACCTGCCGCCCGAGGAGAGCGCGGGCATCCGCGCCGCGTTCGACAAGGAGGGCGTGGACCTGGTGCCGCTGTGCGCGCCCACGACGCCGCCCGCGCGCGCGGAGGCCATCGCGAGGGATGCACGGGGCTTCGTCTACTGCGTGTCCGTGGCGGGCGTGACGGGCATGCGCGCGGAGCTGCCTCCGGACCTGTCGCAGCGGCTGGACCTGGTGAAGCGCGCCGCGTCCGTGCCGGTGGTGGCGGGCTTCGGCATCTCCAACGCGGAGACGGCCCGGCCGCTGGTGGCCCACGCGGACGGTGTCGTGGTGGGCAGCGCGCTGGTGAAGGCCGCCCACTCGGACGGCCCGGCCGCGGCGAAGCAGCTCTGCGCGGACATCAAGCGCGGCCTGAAGCGCTGA
- the trpB gene encoding tryptophan synthase subunit beta, which yields MTTDTAVGRFGRYGGRYVPETLVPALLELEEAYAKAQADASFNEEVTRVLREFVGRPTTLTPAHRLTESWGGANVWLKREDLAHTGAHKINNTVGQVLLARRMGKKRIIAETGAGQHGVATATACALFGLPCEVFMGALDVERQALNVFRMRALGAVVRPVESGSRTLKDAMNEAMRVWVSQVQDTYYVIGSAAGPHPYPTIVRDFQSVIGREIRTQTQAAIGRLPDAIIACVGGGSNAIGALHPFIGDTSVRLVGVEAAGHGLDSGQHGASLTLGTEGVLHGSRSLVLQDEHGQIQEAHSISAGLDYPGVGPELAHLAKTGRMEVRTATDDEALAAFYEVARTEGILPALETSHAFAAARALARDLGKGKQLVINCSGRGDKDVATISARGVPPATGVKS from the coding sequence ATGACGACGGACACTGCCGTGGGCCGCTTCGGCCGTTACGGCGGACGCTATGTGCCGGAGACCCTGGTCCCGGCGCTGCTGGAATTGGAAGAGGCCTACGCGAAGGCGCAGGCGGACGCGTCCTTCAATGAAGAGGTCACCCGCGTCCTGCGCGAGTTCGTGGGCCGCCCCACCACGCTGACGCCCGCTCACCGCCTCACCGAGTCCTGGGGTGGTGCGAACGTGTGGCTCAAGCGCGAGGACCTGGCGCACACGGGCGCGCACAAAATCAACAACACCGTGGGCCAGGTGCTGCTCGCCCGGCGCATGGGCAAGAAGCGCATCATCGCGGAGACGGGCGCGGGCCAGCACGGCGTGGCCACCGCCACCGCGTGCGCCCTCTTCGGCCTGCCCTGTGAGGTGTTCATGGGCGCGCTGGACGTGGAGCGCCAGGCGCTCAACGTCTTCCGCATGCGCGCGCTGGGCGCGGTGGTGCGGCCGGTGGAGTCCGGCTCGCGCACGCTCAAGGACGCGATGAACGAAGCCATGCGCGTCTGGGTGTCGCAGGTGCAGGACACCTACTACGTCATCGGCAGCGCGGCGGGCCCGCACCCCTACCCCACCATCGTGCGCGACTTCCAATCCGTCATCGGCCGGGAGATCCGCACGCAGACGCAGGCCGCCATCGGCCGGCTGCCGGACGCCATCATCGCGTGCGTGGGCGGCGGCTCGAACGCCATCGGCGCGCTGCACCCCTTCATCGGAGACACGTCGGTGCGGCTGGTGGGCGTGGAGGCGGCGGGCCACGGCCTGGACTCCGGCCAGCACGGCGCGTCGCTGACGCTGGGCACGGAGGGCGTGCTGCACGGCTCGCGCTCGCTGGTGCTCCAGGACGAGCACGGTCAGATTCAAGAGGCGCACAGCATCTCCGCGGGCCTGGACTACCCGGGCGTGGGGCCGGAGCTGGCGCACCTGGCGAAGACGGGCCGCATGGAGGTGCGCACCGCGACGGACGATGAAGCGCTCGCGGCCTTCTACGAGGTGGCGCGCACGGAGGGCATCCTCCCCGCGCTGGAGACGTCGCACGCGTTCGCGGCGGCGCGCGCGCTGGCTCGCGACCTGGGCAAGGGCAAGCAGCTGGTCATCAACTGCTCGGGCCGGGGCGACAAGGACGTGGCGACCATCTCGGCGCGCGGCGTGCCGCCCGCCACGGGGGTGAAGTCATGA
- a CDS encoding phosphoribosylanthranilate isomerase, whose amino-acid sequence MNVLVKVCGVTRVEDAKGVWAAGADAMGLNFHPASPRFVDLATAATLGRTRPPLAAMVGVFVNATPEDIRVRVRECGLTAVQLHGDEPPEACSGYGVPVIKALRVRGPDDVAKARTYVGVGDVAGLLLDGAAPGYGGGGVTFDWSLVKELADCGLPVLVAGGLKPSNVAEAVRATRPYGVDVASGVESAPGIKDLDAVRAFVRTVRSLNP is encoded by the coding sequence ATGAACGTCCTCGTGAAGGTCTGCGGCGTGACGCGCGTCGAGGACGCGAAGGGCGTGTGGGCCGCGGGCGCGGACGCGATGGGCCTCAACTTCCATCCGGCCTCGCCCCGCTTCGTGGACCTGGCCACGGCGGCGACGCTCGGGCGCACGCGGCCCCCGCTGGCCGCCATGGTGGGCGTGTTCGTCAACGCGACGCCGGAGGACATCCGCGTGCGCGTGCGCGAGTGCGGCCTCACCGCCGTGCAGCTCCACGGCGACGAGCCCCCCGAGGCCTGCTCCGGCTACGGCGTGCCCGTCATCAAGGCGCTGCGCGTGCGCGGTCCGGACGACGTGGCGAAGGCGCGCACCTACGTGGGCGTGGGCGACGTGGCGGGGCTGCTCCTGGACGGCGCGGCCCCGGGCTACGGCGGCGGCGGCGTCACCTTCGACTGGTCGCTGGTGAAAGAGCTGGCGGACTGCGGCCTGCCGGTGCTGGTGGCGGGCGGCCTCAAGCCTTCGAACGTAGCCGAGGCCGTGAGGGCCACCCGGCCCTACGGTGTGGACGTGGCCAGCGGGGTGGAGTCGGCCCCCGGCATCAAGGACCTGGACGCGGTGCGCGCCTTCGTGCGCACCGTCCGGTCCCTCAACCCCTGA
- a CDS encoding indole-3-glycerol phosphate synthase TrpC, whose product MTTSSSAAKTAEAPGTLDVIMARKRRELGTRPPPTHGAHPPTRDFAQALVRRVPGHPVNVIAEVKRKSPSGGAFPHADVVAVARSYEAAGACAISVLTDGPDFGGSLEDLVAVRAAVSIPVLRKDFLVAASEVEESAAWGADAVLLIADALTDAELREMVAAAKQVRVAALVEAHTEAHAERALAAGASIVGLNNRNLATLKTDTGTALRVMPALRSRSTALVAESGLKHLADLTAARDAGADAVLVGESLLRDADPGRALRRLLGLEGGGT is encoded by the coding sequence ATGACGACCTCGTCATCCGCCGCGAAGACCGCGGAAGCGCCCGGCACGCTGGACGTCATCATGGCGCGCAAGCGCCGGGAGCTGGGGACCCGTCCTCCTCCCACGCACGGCGCGCATCCCCCCACGCGGGACTTCGCGCAGGCGCTGGTGCGCCGCGTGCCCGGACATCCGGTCAACGTCATCGCGGAGGTGAAGCGCAAAAGCCCCTCGGGCGGCGCCTTCCCTCACGCGGACGTCGTCGCGGTGGCCCGTTCCTATGAAGCCGCCGGCGCCTGCGCCATCAGCGTGCTCACCGACGGGCCGGACTTCGGCGGCAGCCTGGAGGACCTCGTCGCGGTCCGCGCCGCCGTCTCCATCCCCGTCCTTCGCAAGGACTTCCTCGTCGCCGCCAGCGAAGTGGAGGAGAGCGCGGCCTGGGGCGCGGACGCGGTGCTGCTCATCGCGGACGCGCTGACGGACGCGGAGCTCCGGGAGATGGTCGCCGCAGCGAAGCAGGTGCGCGTGGCCGCCCTCGTGGAAGCCCACACGGAGGCGCACGCCGAACGCGCGCTCGCCGCGGGCGCGAGCATCGTCGGCCTCAACAACCGCAACCTCGCCACGCTGAAGACGGACACCGGCACGGCGCTCCGGGTGATGCCCGCGCTGCGCTCCCGGTCGACGGCGCTGGTCGCGGAGAGCGGCCTCAAGCACCTGGCGGACCTCACCGCCGCGCGCGACGCCGGCGCCGACGCGGTCCTCGTCGGTGAATCCCTCCTGCGCGACGCCGACCCGGGCCGGGCCCTGCGCCGGCTGCTCGGGCTGGAAGGCGGCGGGACATGA
- the trpD gene encoding anthranilate phosphoribosyltransferase yields MTLKEALGKVVGRRDLSREEMASVMGQMLAGEASAAQVGALAAALRMKGETEDEILGAAEAMRACAARIAPQAEVVLDTCGTGGDGAHTFNISTAVAFVAAGAGATVAKHGNRAVSSRCGSADVLAALGVSMERAHAQVARDIDEHGVGFLFAPSHHSALRHVAQARRDLGFHSVFNLLGPLTNPAGARYQLLGTFDRQRVEQTARVLGRLGSRRAWVVHGHDGLDEISPCAPTEVAELCADGTVRRFTVTPEDAGLSMVPRESIAGGDAEENAKRLRGLLAGERDGVRTAVLLNAAAALLIVGLVDTLKEGVKRAEHAIDSGAAERKLAALIQKAAA; encoded by the coding sequence ATGACGCTCAAGGAAGCGCTGGGCAAGGTGGTGGGCCGGCGCGACCTCTCCCGCGAGGAGATGGCCTCTGTCATGGGCCAGATGCTCGCGGGCGAGGCATCCGCCGCGCAGGTTGGCGCGCTGGCGGCCGCGCTGCGCATGAAGGGGGAGACCGAGGACGAAATCCTCGGCGCGGCGGAGGCCATGCGGGCCTGCGCGGCGAGGATTGCTCCCCAGGCGGAGGTGGTGCTCGACACCTGCGGTACGGGGGGTGATGGGGCGCACACCTTCAACATCTCCACCGCGGTGGCCTTCGTGGCCGCCGGGGCGGGGGCGACGGTGGCCAAGCACGGCAACCGCGCGGTCTCCAGCCGCTGCGGCAGCGCGGACGTGCTGGCGGCGCTGGGCGTGTCCATGGAGCGGGCGCACGCGCAGGTGGCGCGCGACATCGACGAGCACGGGGTGGGCTTCCTCTTCGCGCCCTCGCACCACAGTGCCCTGAGGCACGTGGCGCAGGCGCGCCGGGATCTGGGCTTCCACAGCGTGTTCAACCTGCTGGGGCCGCTGACGAACCCGGCGGGAGCGCGCTACCAGCTCCTGGGCACGTTCGACCGGCAGCGCGTGGAGCAGACCGCGCGGGTGCTGGGGCGGCTGGGAAGCCGGCGCGCCTGGGTGGTGCACGGGCACGACGGGCTGGATGAGATTTCGCCGTGCGCGCCCACGGAGGTCGCGGAGCTGTGCGCGGACGGCACCGTGCGCCGCTTCACGGTGACGCCGGAGGACGCGGGCCTGTCCATGGTGCCGCGCGAGTCCATCGCGGGAGGCGACGCGGAGGAGAACGCGAAGCGCCTGCGCGGGCTGCTCGCGGGGGAGCGTGACGGAGTGCGCACGGCGGTGCTGCTCAACGCGGCCGCCGCGCTGCTCATCGTCGGGCTGGTGGACACCCTGAAGGAGGGCGTGAAGCGGGCCGAGCACGCCATCGACTCCGGGGCCGCCGAACGCAAGCTCGCCGCGCTCATCCAGAAGGCCGCGGCATGA
- the aroF gene encoding 3-deoxy-7-phosphoheptulonate synthase: MLIVMRPDATAQDIERVNDEIRRRGWHPHAIPGGSRTAIGITGNPGAVEPEPFRVLPGVADAIPISQPFKLVSREVKAEDSQVRVGDLTLGGAAIHVIAGPCSVESREQIISTAQAVKKAGATMLRGGAFKPRTSPYEFQGLKGDGLALLAEARKETGLLVTTEVKDTATLDAVAQHTDILQVGARNMQNFSLLEAVGETRKPVLLKRGISATIKELLMAAEYIVARGNTQVILCERGIRTFENMTRNTLDLNAVPMLKALTHLPVFVDPSHGIGVRKAVPAMMRAAVAAGADGLIVEVHPDPPRAKSDGFQSLDFSEFEKAMGEVRAIAAAMGRETVRLG; the protein is encoded by the coding sequence ATGTTGATCGTGATGCGCCCAGACGCGACGGCCCAGGACATCGAGCGAGTGAACGATGAGATCCGCCGCCGTGGCTGGCATCCGCATGCGATCCCAGGGGGCTCACGCACCGCCATCGGCATCACGGGCAACCCCGGCGCGGTGGAGCCGGAGCCCTTCCGCGTGCTCCCGGGTGTCGCGGACGCCATCCCCATCTCCCAGCCGTTCAAGCTGGTCAGCCGCGAGGTGAAGGCGGAGGACAGCCAGGTGCGCGTGGGCGACCTCACGCTCGGCGGCGCCGCCATCCACGTCATCGCGGGCCCCTGCTCCGTGGAGTCGCGCGAGCAGATCATCTCCACCGCCCAGGCGGTGAAGAAGGCCGGCGCCACCATGCTGCGCGGCGGCGCGTTCAAGCCGCGCACCAGCCCCTATGAGTTCCAGGGCCTCAAGGGTGACGGCCTGGCGCTGCTGGCGGAGGCTCGCAAGGAGACGGGCCTGCTGGTGACGACGGAGGTGAAGGACACGGCGACGCTGGACGCCGTCGCCCAGCACACCGACATCCTCCAGGTGGGCGCGCGCAACATGCAGAACTTCAGCCTGCTGGAGGCCGTGGGCGAGACGCGCAAGCCCGTGCTGCTCAAGCGCGGCATCAGCGCCACCATCAAGGAACTCCTGATGGCGGCCGAGTACATCGTCGCGCGCGGCAACACCCAGGTCATCCTCTGCGAGCGCGGCATCCGCACGTTCGAGAACATGACGCGCAACACGCTGGACCTGAACGCGGTGCCCATGCTCAAGGCGCTGACGCACCTGCCCGTGTTCGTGGACCCGTCGCACGGCATCGGCGTGCGCAAGGCCGTCCCCGCGATGATGCGGGCCGCGGTCGCCGCGGGCGCGGACGGCCTCATCGTGGAAGTGCATCCGGATCCGCCGCGCGCGAAGTCGGACGGCTTCCAGTCGCTGGACTTCTCCGAGTTCGAGAAGGCCATGGGCGAGGTGCGGGCCATCGCCGCCGCGATGGGCCGCGAAACGGTCCGGCTGGGATAG